The following proteins come from a genomic window of Gemmatimonadaceae bacterium:
- a CDS encoding tartrate dehydrogenase yields the protein MSHAYRIAAIPGDGIGTEVLPEGIRVVDAVARRHGIAISWEHKPWASCAWYARHGAMMPDDWHAQLEPLDAIYFGAVGWPATVPDHVSLWGSLLSIRRDFDQYVNLRPCRLMPGVPSPLAGRAPGDIDFYVVRENTEGEYSNVGGRLFAGTDREMVMQETVMTRVGIDRVARFAFELAARRPRRRLTSATKSNGISITMPYWDERIAAIAEEYPGVRVDKFHIDILTAHFVLHPDWFDVVVASNLFGDILSDLGPACTGTIGIAPSANINPERRFPSLFEPVHGSAPDIAGRGIANPIGMIWSGALMLEHLGHAEASAELVAAIERVLADAKAPRTPDLGGNATTVELGSAIAAAVR from the coding sequence GTGAGCCACGCCTATCGCATTGCCGCGATTCCCGGCGACGGCATCGGGACGGAAGTCCTCCCCGAGGGAATCCGCGTGGTGGACGCGGTGGCGCGCCGCCACGGCATTGCCATCTCGTGGGAGCACAAGCCGTGGGCGAGTTGCGCCTGGTACGCCAGGCACGGCGCGATGATGCCGGATGACTGGCACGCGCAGCTCGAACCGCTCGACGCGATCTACTTCGGCGCGGTAGGGTGGCCGGCCACGGTCCCCGATCACGTCTCGCTGTGGGGATCGCTCCTCAGCATCCGGCGCGACTTCGACCAGTACGTGAACCTGCGCCCCTGTCGCCTGATGCCGGGCGTCCCCTCGCCACTGGCCGGACGTGCACCTGGCGACATCGATTTCTATGTGGTGCGCGAGAACACCGAGGGAGAATACTCCAACGTCGGCGGGCGACTCTTTGCCGGGACCGATCGCGAGATGGTGATGCAGGAGACGGTGATGACGCGCGTTGGCATCGATCGCGTGGCACGCTTCGCCTTCGAGCTCGCCGCGCGCCGCCCGCGTCGTCGCCTCACCTCGGCGACCAAGAGCAACGGCATCTCGATCACGATGCCGTACTGGGACGAACGCATCGCGGCCATCGCCGAGGAGTATCCCGGCGTGCGCGTGGACAAGTTCCACATCGATATCCTCACCGCGCACTTCGTCTTGCACCCCGACTGGTTCGACGTGGTGGTGGCCAGCAACCTGTTCGGCGACATCCTCTCCGACCTCGGCCCCGCCTGCACCGGGACGATCGGGATCGCGCCCAGCGCCAACATCAACCCGGAACGCCGCTTTCCGTCGTTGTTCGAACCGGTGCACGGCTCCGCCCCCGACATCGCCGGGCGCGGGATCGCCAACCCGATCGGGATGATCTGGTCTGGGGCGCTGATGCTGGAGCACCTGGGGCACGCCGAGGCGTCGGCCGAACTCGTGGCCGCCATCGAACGCGTCCTCGCCGATGCGAAGGCGCCGCGCACGCCCGACCTCGGCGGGAACGCCACGACCGTCGAGCTGGGCTCGGCGATTGCCGCCGCCGTGCGTTAG
- a CDS encoding ribonuclease H-like domain-containing protein gives MAGERLSRHEPVASHLGRRVRLPHPGLDFHRCAGDAGSRARATACDDGSRATHRERATGRHLRARRHCRRAAHHRLPRPRARRGPALGRWRTRLRRAPDGHVGLCRRHHGRGTRGTPRLGAAGHGAARRGSACGHHRRHADGGVRRLLLCRARARRGAPRGARAAGGCGAQRALSRPAHRAPARSGECVVAAVALVARCAAYLRHPRTQQPAPALGHRDAHPDARWDDRRLYRRLATRDTAGAHAGVEAGAPPPARDRSRRQPRGALTRAELRRAPPRIVSPSAQDEWLWGWDPTPGIVSVWGDTSGRVALWRRFPANGALLREHVRFRPWILLARLDDLRHLGRSLVPAGEGAARDPSCVTWRELEGSGELRFLVRARDLPTITKAVLQGAARRLGERPRHIRALGDHEVLVLPPEEQYLVATGRTYFRDLAFDQLQRLQFDLETTGLDATRDRIFLVAVRLPNGTVELLEAPSVDDAGESALIGALAQTIVRADPDVIENHNLHGFDLPFLRERARRLGVPLALGRIGGAGLRERAAMRGVLAGDDSARRVRYIVPGRELIDTLDAVRRHDFSARDLPGHGLKAVARHFGLARDDRVEIRGDRIFTVYQRDPARVRRYATSDVEEVAGLSRVLGGAAFALARMAPRRYERLADAGAATGVIDPLLVRAYLRAGVALPAHAPAPAIEHKGAALHLFAAGVAHRVVKADVASLYPSLMRAYRIGPRRDHLQALLALVDGLVTQRLAAKAEARRHPAGSAERFGQEAISAAMKIVVNSAYGYLAAGGGLTRFADVRAANEVTRRGRELLDLLCRELAARGVTLLEADTDGVYFAVPPAWSEADERRVVAEVAALLPPLVQLEFEGRYAAMLSHEPKNYALLTYDGRLLLRGVAFRSSRAEPFANDFLARAIGALLRGDIAGVRAEYVETVRKLRERAYSTLEVSSRVRLTKSPAQYLAVRDKRRELTYEALLASGRTTWSTGERVRVYRTATGYGGVVREYDADEVAPTDPRDYDVAHYRRVLRDTYAARLERAFAPADFDTVFADPEQPSLWSGSLAGVRTVLTPTR, from the coding sequence ATGGCAGGCGAGCGGCTATCGCGGCATGAGCCAGTGGCATCACATCTCGGGCGTCGTGTTCGGCTTCCTCATCCTGGCCTGGACTTTCACCGGTGTGCTGGAGATGCTGGGTCCCGGGCTCGCGCCACCGCGTGCGATGATGGATCGCGCGCAACGCACCGGGAGCGCGCGACAGGTCGCCATCTCAGAGCGCGCCGCCATTGCCGCCGCGCAGCTCATCACCGGCTCCCGCGGCCCCGTGCGCGCCGTGGACCTGCACTGGGCAGGTGGCGCACCCGGCTTCGTCGTGCACCTGACGGACACGTCGGCCTTTGTCGACGCCACCACGGGCGCGGTACGCGGGGCACTCCCCGACTCGGCGCTGCGGGCCATGGCGCAGCGCGCCGCGGGAGCGCCTGTGGCCATCACCGGCGTCACGCCGATGGCGGCGTCCGACGACTACTACTATGCCGGGCACGGGCGCGGCGTGGCGCTCCCCGTGGTGCGCGTGCAGCTGGCGGATGCGGCGCACAGCGCGCTCTATCTCGACCCGCGCACCGGGCTCCCGCTCGGAGTGGTGAATGCGTCGTCGCGGCAGTGGCGCTGGTGGCGCGATGCGCTGCATACCTTCGACATCCCCGCACTCAACAACCAGCGCCCGCTCTGGGACATCGTGACGCTCATCCCGATGCTCGGTGGGACGATCGCCGCCTTTACCGGCGTCTGGCTACTCGTGACACGGCTGGGGCTCATGCTGGGGTGGAAGCCGGCGCGCCGCCGCCCGCGCGCGACCGCTCGCGCCGCCAACCCCGCGGCGCGCTGACGCGCGCCGAGCTGCGCCGAGCCCCGCCGCGCATCGTGTCACCATCTGCGCAGGACGAATGGCTGTGGGGATGGGACCCCACGCCGGGCATCGTCTCCGTCTGGGGTGACACCAGCGGACGCGTCGCCCTCTGGAGGCGCTTTCCGGCGAATGGGGCGCTGCTGCGCGAGCACGTGCGCTTTCGGCCGTGGATCCTCCTGGCCCGCCTCGATGACCTGCGACACCTGGGGCGCTCACTCGTCCCCGCCGGCGAGGGCGCCGCGCGCGACCCGTCGTGCGTCACCTGGCGAGAGCTGGAGGGATCGGGGGAGCTGCGCTTCCTCGTGCGCGCGCGAGACCTGCCCACCATCACTAAGGCCGTGTTGCAGGGGGCGGCGCGGCGGCTCGGGGAGCGCCCGCGCCACATCCGCGCGCTGGGCGACCACGAGGTGCTCGTCCTCCCGCCGGAGGAACAGTATCTCGTCGCCACGGGGCGCACGTACTTCCGCGACCTCGCCTTCGATCAGCTGCAGCGACTCCAGTTCGACCTCGAGACCACGGGGCTCGACGCCACGCGCGACCGCATCTTCCTCGTCGCCGTGCGACTTCCCAACGGAACCGTCGAACTACTCGAAGCGCCTTCCGTCGACGACGCGGGCGAGTCAGCGCTCATCGGTGCGCTCGCGCAGACCATCGTGCGCGCCGATCCCGACGTCATCGAGAACCACAACCTGCACGGCTTCGACCTCCCCTTCCTGCGCGAGCGGGCGCGCCGACTCGGCGTCCCGCTCGCGCTGGGGCGCATCGGCGGCGCAGGTCTGCGCGAGCGCGCCGCGATGCGCGGCGTTCTGGCCGGCGACGACAGCGCGCGCCGAGTGCGCTACATCGTTCCCGGGCGCGAACTGATCGACACGCTCGATGCCGTGCGTCGTCACGACTTCTCGGCGCGCGACCTCCCGGGGCACGGCCTCAAGGCGGTGGCGCGCCACTTTGGCCTCGCGCGCGACGACCGCGTGGAGATCCGCGGCGATCGCATCTTCACTGTGTACCAGCGCGATCCGGCGCGCGTGCGTCGCTACGCCACCTCCGACGTGGAGGAGGTGGCCGGCTTGTCGCGTGTGTTAGGCGGCGCCGCCTTCGCCCTCGCGCGCATGGCGCCGCGCCGCTACGAACGCCTGGCCGACGCCGGCGCCGCGACCGGCGTGATCGATCCGCTGCTCGTGCGCGCCTATCTCCGCGCCGGCGTCGCGCTCCCCGCGCACGCGCCGGCCCCCGCCATCGAGCACAAGGGGGCGGCGTTGCACCTGTTCGCCGCCGGCGTGGCGCACCGCGTGGTGAAGGCCGACGTGGCCTCGCTCTATCCGTCGCTCATGCGCGCCTATCGCATTGGCCCGCGGCGCGATCACCTGCAGGCGCTGCTCGCCCTCGTCGACGGATTGGTCACGCAACGACTCGCCGCCAAGGCCGAGGCACGACGCCACCCCGCCGGCTCGGCCGAGCGCTTCGGACAGGAGGCCATCTCGGCGGCGATGAAGATCGTGGTGAACTCCGCCTACGGCTACCTTGCGGCTGGCGGCGGCCTCACGCGCTTTGCCGACGTGCGCGCCGCCAACGAGGTCACGCGGCGCGGGCGTGAACTGCTCGACCTCCTCTGCCGCGAACTCGCCGCACGCGGCGTCACGCTCCTGGAGGCCGACACCGACGGTGTGTACTTCGCCGTCCCGCCGGCGTGGAGCGAAGCCGATGAGCGACGCGTCGTTGCCGAAGTGGCGGCGTTGCTCCCGCCGCTGGTGCAGCTCGAGTTCGAGGGGCGCTACGCCGCCATGCTGTCGCACGAGCCGAAGAACTACGCCCTCCTCACCTACGACGGGCGTCTTCTGCTACGTGGCGTTGCCTTCCGTTCTAGTCGCGCCGAGCCGTTCGCCAACGACTTCCTGGCGCGCGCCATCGGGGCGTTGCTGCGCGGCGACATTGCGGGCGTGCGCGCCGAGTATGTGGAGACGGTGCGCAAGCTACGCGAGCGCGCCTACTCAACGCTGGAGGTGTCGTCGCGCGTGCGTCTCACCAAGTCGCCAGCGCAGTACCTCGCCGTGCGCGACAAGCGGCGCGAACTCACCTACGAGGCGCTGCTTGCCAGCGGGCGCACCACATGGAGCACGGGCGAGCGCGTGCGCGTGTACCGCACCGCGACTGGCTACGGCGGCGTGGTGCGCGAGTACGATGCGGATGAAGTCGCGCCCACCGACCCTCGCGACTACGACGTCGCGCACTACCGGCGCGTCCTGCGCGACACCTACGCCGCGCGACTCGAACGCGCCTTTGCCCCCGCCGACTTCGACACCGTCTTTGCCGACCCGGAGCAGCCCTCGCTCTGGAGCGGGTCGCTGGCCGGGGTGCGAACCGTGCTTACCCCGACGCGTTAG
- a CDS encoding helix-hairpin-helix domain-containing protein: MHPSKVNRRSLRTFTDLPNVGKSFAEDLRLLGFTSPAELRGKDPVQLYDRLCELTHSRQDPCVLDTLMSITRFMDGAPPRAWWDYTAERKRLLAARDA; encoded by the coding sequence GTGCATCCCTCCAAGGTCAACCGACGCTCGCTCCGCACCTTCACCGACCTCCCCAATGTCGGCAAGTCGTTCGCGGAGGACCTGCGCCTGCTCGGCTTCACCTCGCCGGCAGAACTCAGGGGGAAGGATCCGGTACAGCTCTACGACCGGCTGTGCGAACTCACGCACAGCCGGCAGGACCCGTGCGTGCTCGATACGCTGATGAGCATCACCCGCTTCATGGATGGCGCACCGCCGCGCGCGTGGTGGGACTACACGGCCGAGCGCAAGCGGCTCCTGGCGGCACGCGACGCCTAA
- a CDS encoding PD40 domain-containing protein — protein MMHAIRLNRLPRAACAATAIAFALAPALPPALASAQAPARPASRAPLPLEEARHLRFTASKGSWMSVDVSPDGSRLVVDLLGDLYTIPMAGGAATRLTSGMAHDAQPRWSPDGKRIAFISDRSGGNNLWVIAADGRDTLQLSRTTDDLFVSPEWTPDGKYVAVTRSVQGAPKIFLYHVDGGAGIQVIREPAAQSALGAAFSPDGRTLWYATRQGVFSYNQIFPSFQLAAYDRELGTVTTMTSRYGAAFRPAVSPDGKLLAYGSRYENKTGLRLRDLASGEERWLAYPIQRDNQEAMLETDALPGYDFTPDSKAVVISYGGEIWRVPVDGSAATKIPFTIDVDVAIGPEVKFQYPIEDTPTIVATQIRDGVPSPDGKRYAFSALGDLYVMDLPGGEPRKVVASPEGEFHPAWSPDGLWIAYVTWTNDGGHIYKVRADGRGQPVRLTRDAATYYATQWAPDGARILAMQADARELRETLQRFGGGQAARFVWVSADGGAITRIRDAGALADPHFTSDATRIYAYGRNEGLVSFRWDGSDLRSHVKVTGAAAPGGGPAPNANTVRMAPRGDLALAEVGSDFYVVTVPVIGGQVPTISVATPESAPTPVRRLSDIGGEFPAWQASGRVVHWSIGNALVTYDLDRAKAFDDSVRQARRAAAAPATPGDTSRRPAPRDTTTATYKPTEIRVNVAGQRDIPRGTVVLRGAKAITMKGNEVIEDADVIVRDNRIVAVAKRGSVEVPQGARIIDVTGKTIIPGFVDTHAHFRHSPDIHTVQPWALLANLAYGVTTTRDPQTGSTDVLSYADRVTTGDLVGPRIYSTGPGVFAGERLRSLEQTRNVLKRYSDYYHTNTIKMYGAGNRQVRQWIMMAAKELRLMPTTEAGLAFRTNVTMALDGYSGVEHNLPITPLFDDVIKLFAASGTVSTPTLLVTYGGPWVENYYYTKENPNKDPKLRRFTPDDDLDSKTRRRGQGAGGSPGPAGWFLDEEYNFTEHAKVIRDLIAAGGKAGIGSHGQLQGLGYHWELWTVASGGLSNHEALRVATIMGAEALGLDRDLGSLEPGKLADLLVLDGDPLASIRNSNTIRQVMRNGRLYNGDTLDEVWPRQRALPPQPWRQPAPAVNAGLR, from the coding sequence ATGATGCATGCCATCCGCCTGAACCGGCTCCCGCGCGCAGCGTGCGCGGCGACTGCAATTGCCTTTGCGCTCGCGCCCGCGCTTCCGCCTGCGTTGGCCAGCGCGCAGGCGCCGGCGCGCCCCGCCAGCCGCGCCCCGCTCCCGCTGGAGGAGGCGCGCCACCTGCGCTTCACGGCGAGCAAGGGGAGCTGGATGTCGGTCGACGTGAGCCCGGACGGCTCGCGGCTCGTCGTCGACCTGTTGGGCGATCTCTACACCATTCCCATGGCCGGCGGTGCGGCAACGCGCCTGACGAGCGGGATGGCGCACGACGCGCAGCCGCGCTGGAGCCCGGACGGGAAGCGCATTGCCTTCATCAGCGACCGCAGCGGAGGGAACAATCTCTGGGTGATTGCGGCCGACGGGCGCGACACGTTGCAACTGTCGAGGACGACCGACGACCTGTTCGTCTCTCCCGAGTGGACGCCGGACGGGAAGTACGTCGCCGTGACGCGCTCGGTGCAGGGGGCGCCCAAGATCTTCCTCTACCATGTGGACGGTGGCGCGGGAATCCAGGTGATCCGCGAGCCGGCCGCGCAGTCGGCGTTAGGTGCCGCTTTCTCCCCCGATGGGCGCACGCTGTGGTACGCCACGCGACAGGGCGTCTTTTCCTACAACCAGATCTTCCCCTCGTTCCAGCTGGCGGCGTACGACCGCGAGCTGGGGACGGTGACGACGATGACGTCGCGCTACGGCGCCGCCTTCCGCCCGGCGGTCTCGCCCGACGGGAAGCTGCTCGCGTACGGCTCGCGCTACGAGAACAAGACCGGGTTGCGCCTGCGCGACCTCGCGTCGGGTGAGGAGCGCTGGCTCGCCTATCCCATCCAGCGCGACAACCAGGAGGCGATGCTGGAGACCGACGCGCTCCCGGGCTACGACTTCACCCCGGACAGCAAGGCGGTGGTCATCTCCTACGGCGGCGAGATCTGGCGCGTTCCCGTGGACGGAAGCGCGGCGACGAAGATCCCCTTCACCATCGATGTCGACGTCGCGATCGGCCCCGAGGTGAAGTTCCAGTATCCGATCGAGGACACGCCGACCATCGTCGCCACGCAGATTCGCGACGGCGTTCCTTCCCCGGACGGCAAGCGCTACGCCTTCTCGGCGTTAGGCGATCTGTATGTCATGGACCTGCCCGGCGGCGAGCCGCGCAAGGTCGTTGCCTCGCCTGAGGGGGAGTTCCATCCCGCGTGGTCTCCCGATGGGCTCTGGATCGCGTATGTCACCTGGACCAACGACGGGGGGCACATCTACAAGGTGCGCGCCGACGGGCGCGGCCAGCCGGTGCGCCTCACGCGTGACGCGGCCACATACTATGCCACGCAATGGGCTCCGGACGGCGCGCGCATCCTCGCCATGCAGGCCGACGCGCGCGAACTGCGCGAGACGCTGCAGCGCTTTGGCGGCGGACAGGCGGCGCGGTTCGTCTGGGTCAGCGCCGACGGCGGTGCCATCACGCGCATTCGCGACGCCGGCGCGCTGGCCGACCCGCACTTCACCAGCGACGCCACGCGCATCTACGCGTATGGAAGGAACGAGGGGCTCGTCTCGTTCCGCTGGGATGGCAGCGACCTGCGCTCGCACGTGAAGGTGACGGGAGCGGCGGCACCAGGGGGCGGCCCAGCGCCTAACGCCAACACGGTGCGCATGGCACCCAGGGGCGACCTGGCGCTGGCCGAGGTGGGCTCTGACTTCTACGTCGTGACCGTGCCGGTGATCGGCGGGCAGGTGCCGACCATCTCCGTCGCGACACCGGAGAGCGCGCCGACCCCGGTGCGCCGCCTCTCGGACATCGGCGGCGAGTTCCCCGCATGGCAGGCAAGCGGGCGCGTGGTGCACTGGTCGATCGGGAACGCGCTCGTCACCTACGACCTCGATCGCGCCAAGGCGTTCGACGACTCGGTGCGCCAGGCGCGGCGCGCGGCGGCCGCGCCGGCAACTCCCGGCGACACGTCGCGCCGCCCGGCGCCGCGCGACACGACCACGGCGACCTACAAGCCGACAGAGATTCGCGTCAACGTCGCCGGCCAGCGCGACATCCCGCGCGGCACCGTGGTGCTGCGCGGGGCCAAGGCGATCACCATGAAGGGGAACGAGGTGATCGAGGACGCCGACGTCATCGTGCGCGACAACCGCATCGTGGCCGTAGCGAAGCGCGGCAGCGTCGAGGTGCCACAGGGGGCGCGCATCATCGACGTGACGGGAAAGACGATCATCCCGGGCTTTGTCGACACGCACGCGCACTTCCGCCATTCGCCCGACATCCACACGGTGCAGCCGTGGGCGTTGCTGGCCAACCTCGCCTATGGGGTGACGACCACGCGCGACCCGCAAACCGGGAGTACCGACGTCCTGAGCTACGCCGATCGCGTGACGACGGGGGACCTGGTGGGACCGCGCATCTACTCCACGGGTCCCGGCGTCTTTGCCGGTGAGCGCCTGCGCTCGCTCGAGCAGACGCGCAACGTCCTCAAGCGCTACAGCGACTACTACCACACCAACACGATCAAGATGTACGGGGCCGGCAATCGCCAGGTGCGGCAGTGGATCATGATGGCGGCCAAGGAGCTGCGCCTCATGCCGACCACCGAGGCAGGGCTCGCCTTCCGCACCAACGTCACGATGGCGCTGGACGGCTACAGCGGCGTGGAACACAACCTTCCCATCACCCCGCTCTTCGACGACGTGATCAAGCTCTTCGCGGCGTCGGGGACGGTGTCCACGCCGACGCTCCTCGTGACGTACGGCGGGCCGTGGGTGGAGAACTACTACTACACGAAGGAGAATCCCAACAAGGATCCCAAGCTGCGCCGCTTCACCCCGGACGACGACCTCGACTCCAAGACTCGGCGCCGCGGGCAGGGGGCCGGTGGCTCGCCCGGCCCTGCGGGCTGGTTCCTCGACGAGGAGTACAACTTCACCGAGCACGCGAAGGTGATCCGCGACCTGATTGCAGCCGGCGGCAAGGCCGGGATCGGCTCGCACGGCCAACTGCAAGGGCTGGGCTACCACTGGGAGCTGTGGACCGTGGCCTCGGGCGGCCTCTCGAACCACGAGGCGTTGCGCGTGGCGACGATCATGGGCGCCGAGGCGCTGGGGCTGGACCGCGATTTGGGGTCGCTGGAACCGGGGAAGCTCGCCGACCTCCTCGTCCTCGACGGCGATCCGCTGGCCAGCATCCGCAACAGCAACACCATTCGTCAAGTGATGCGGAACGGGCGGCTGTACAACGGCGACACGCTGGACGAGGTGTGGCCGCGGCAGCGTGCGTTGCCGCCGCAGCCGTGGCGGCAGCCGGCGCCTGCGGTGAATGCGGGGCTTCGTTAG